One genomic segment of Nocardia spumae includes these proteins:
- a CDS encoding TetR/AcrR family transcriptional regulator codes for MVVDTEARRESARSKRGHILTTAIEKFGQVGYEQTKWASVADEVGIGQTALYHYFESKAHCLLTIMRLELADSVERFVAATENQDDPEQALRAAVAAALAGTSTDALQRRILQSHMDLLVAPRQSEKEEAERLRSRELVQEIEQNWSGLVSRGIDDGVFAEGDPRLLGQLILGMIVSIWRWYRPEGDLSLAEITETISAATVRLLVK; via the coding sequence ATGGTTGTTGATACCGAAGCTCGCCGCGAGAGCGCCCGTTCGAAGCGTGGCCACATCCTCACCACGGCGATCGAGAAATTCGGGCAGGTCGGCTACGAGCAGACCAAATGGGCCTCCGTCGCCGACGAAGTCGGCATCGGTCAGACGGCGCTGTATCACTACTTCGAGTCCAAGGCGCATTGCCTGCTGACGATCATGCGCCTCGAACTGGCGGATTCCGTCGAACGTTTCGTCGCCGCCACCGAGAATCAGGACGATCCCGAACAAGCCCTGCGCGCAGCGGTCGCCGCCGCCCTGGCCGGGACATCGACCGACGCCCTGCAGCGGCGGATCCTGCAGAGCCATATGGATCTGCTCGTCGCACCGCGCCAGTCCGAGAAGGAGGAAGCCGAACGGCTGCGGTCCCGGGAGCTCGTGCAGGAGATCGAACAGAACTGGTCCGGGTTGGTCTCGCGCGGTATCGACGACGGTGTGTTCGCCGAGGGTGACCCGCGCCTGCTCGGGCAGTTGATCCTCGGCATGATCGTCAGCATCTGGCGCTGGTACCGGCCCGAGGGCGACCTCAGCCTGGCCGAGATCACCGAGACGATCAGCGCCGCGACCGTCCGGCTCCTGGTCAAGTAG
- a CDS encoding EthD family reductase: MYNLLVLASRPSDWSHEQFIEWWRGEHAEVTYPLPGLLRWQHTDLLESMDEKSAGWDGLSILSFESREALDAALASPEWEAAVRHVGAMRGRRMIWFGDERTMVPLAEPGA, translated from the coding sequence GTGTACAACCTTCTGGTTCTGGCATCGCGCCCCAGTGACTGGTCTCATGAGCAGTTCATCGAGTGGTGGCGCGGCGAACACGCCGAGGTCACCTATCCGCTGCCCGGACTGCTGCGCTGGCAGCACACCGATTTGCTCGAGTCGATGGACGAGAAGTCGGCGGGCTGGGACGGGCTGTCGATCTTGAGCTTCGAATCCCGCGAGGCGCTCGACGCCGCACTGGCGAGTCCGGAATGGGAGGCCGCGGTGCGGCACGTCGGCGCGATGCGGGGCAGGCGCATGATCTGGTTCGGCGACGAACGGACGATGGTGCCGCTCGCCGAGCCGGGCGCGTGA